One window of Sphingobacteriales bacterium genomic DNA carries:
- the rplW gene encoding 50S ribosomal protein L23: protein MSRDILIKPLVTEKTAKLTDKQNKYCFVVDKKANKIEIRKAIEAMYGVTVVEVNTVISPTRVRSRFTKKGVVEGRTKSVKKAFITLASSDTIDFYAEI, encoded by the coding sequence GTCGCGAGATATATTGATTAAACCTTTGGTTACAGAAAAAACGGCAAAACTCACCGACAAACAAAACAAATATTGCTTTGTCGTTGATAAAAAGGCCAACAAAATAGAAATACGTAAAGCAATTGAAGCTATGTATGGAGTTACAGTGGTAGAAGTCAATACCGTCATTTCTCCAACCAGGGTTCGCTCGCGCTTTACCAAAAAAGGGGTCGTTGAAGGAAGAACCAAATCTGTCAAAAAAGCTTTTATCACCCTTGCTTCTTCAGACACAATTGATTTTTA